In one Gracilinanus agilis isolate LMUSP501 chromosome 6, AgileGrace, whole genome shotgun sequence genomic region, the following are encoded:
- the CPSF7 gene encoding cleavage and polyadenylation specificity factor subunit 7 isoform X4, translating into MSEGVDLIDIYADEEFNQDPEFSNADQIDLYDDVLAASSQPSDDRSSSAEPPPPIRQEQSPKPNSKSPAILYTYSGLRNKRAAVYVGSFSWWTTDQQLIQIIRSVGVYDVVELKFAENRANGQSKGYAEVVVASENSVHKLLELLPGKILNGEKVDVRLATRQNLSQFEAQARKRVPPRAHSRDSSDSADGRATPTENLVPPPPRVDKPPSVLPYFSRPPSALPLMGLPPPPIPPPPPLSSGFGVPPPPPGIHYQHLMPPPPRLPPHLAVPPPGAIPPALHLNPAFFPPPNAAVGPPPDAYIKASAPYNHHGSRELGPPPPTVCEAEFEEIMNRNRAISSSAISKAVSGASAGDYSDAIETLLTAIAVIKQSRVANDERCRVLISSLKDCLHGIEAKSYSVGAGGSSSRKRHRSRERSPSRSRESSRRHRDLLHNEDRHEDYFQERNREHERHRDRERDRHH; encoded by the exons GACCCAGAGTTCAGTAATGCTGATCAGATTGACCTGTATGATGACGTACTGGCTGCTAGCTCGCAGCCATCTGATGACCGAAGTAGCAGTGCCGAGCCACCGCCTCCTATCCGACAGGAGCAGTCTCCCAAGCCCAACAGCAAGTCGCCGGCGATCCTGTACACCTACAGTGGGCTGCGGAATAAGCGGGCTGCAGTCTACGTGGGCAGCTTCTCCTGG TGGACAACAGACCAACAGCTGATCCAAATCATCCGTTCTGTGGGAGTCTATGATGTTGTGGAGCTAAAATTTGCAGAGAATCGCGCTAATGGCCAGTCCAAAGG GTATGCTGAGGTGGTGGTAGCCTCTGAGAATTCTGTCCACAAACTGTTGGAGCTTCTGCCAGGCAAGATTCTCAATGGGGAGAAGGTGGATGTGAGGCTGGCCACCAGGCAGAACTTGTCACAGTTTGAGGCGCAGGCTCGGAAAC GAGTACCACCACGTGCCCACTCCCGAGATTCTAGTGATTCTGCTGATGGACGGGCCACTCCCACTGAGAACCTTGTGCCCCCGCCCCCCCGTGTGGACAAGCCCCCCAGTGTGCTGCCCTACTTCAGCCGCCCTCCCTCAGCTCTTCCCCTGATGGGTCTGCCCCCACCCCCTATCCCACCTCCACCTCCTCTCTCCTCGGGCTTTGGGGTCCCTCCTCCGCCTCCTGGTATCCATTACCAGCATCTCATGCCCCCACCTCCCCGACTGCCTCCCCACCTGGCTGTGCCTCCTCCTGGGGCCATTCCACCTGCCCTGCACCTCAACCCCGCCTTCTTCCCCCCACCAAATGCTGCAGTGGGGCCTCCGCCAGATGCTTACATCAAGGCCTCTGCACCCTATAACCACCATGGCAG CCGAGAGCTGGGCCCCCCGCCCCCGACGGTGTGTGAAGCCGAGTTCGAGGAGATCATGAATAGGAACAGAGCGATCTCCAGCAGTGCCATTTCCAAAGCTGTCTCTGGGGCCAGTGCAG GGGATTATAGTGACGCTATTGAGACGCTCCTCACAGCCATTGCTGTCATCAAACAATCCCGGGTCGCCAACGACGAACGTTGCCGTGTGCTCATCTCCTCCCTTAAGGACTGTCTTCATGGCATCGAAGCCAAGTCCTACAGCGTGGGTGCCGGCGGGAGCTCTTCCAG GAAAAGACACCGGTCCCGTGAGCGATCACCTAGCCGGTCCCGTGAGAGCAGCCGGAGGCACCGGGACCTGCTCCATAATGAGGATAGGCACGAGGATTATTTTCAAGAAAGGAATCGGGAGCATGAGAGACACCGGGACAGAGAACGGGACCGGCACCACTGA
- the CPSF7 gene encoding cleavage and polyadenylation specificity factor subunit 7 isoform X1 — protein sequence MSEGVDLIDIYADEEFNQDPEFSNADQIDLYDDVLAASSQPSDDRSSSAEPPPPIRQEQSPKPNSKSPAILYTYSGLRNKRAAVYVGSFSWWTTDQQLIQIIRSVGVYDVVELKFAENRANGQSKGYAEVVVASENSVHKLLELLPGKILNGEKVDVRLATRQNLSQFEAQARKRECVRVPRGGVPPRAHSRDSSDSADGRATPTENLVPPPPRVDKPPSVLPYFSRPPSALPLMGLPPPPIPPPPPLSSGFGVPPPPPGIHYQHLMPPPPRLPPHLAVPPPGAIPPALHLNPAFFPPPNAAVGPPPDAYIKASAPYNHHGRSKCHGRSGMVLSPCSRELGPPPPTVCEAEFEEIMNRNRAISSSAISKAVSGASAGDYSDAIETLLTAIAVIKQSRVANDERCRVLISSLKDCLHGIEAKSYSVGAGGSSSRKRHRSRERSPSRSRESSRRHRDLLHNEDRHEDYFQERNREHERHRDRERDRHH from the exons GACCCAGAGTTCAGTAATGCTGATCAGATTGACCTGTATGATGACGTACTGGCTGCTAGCTCGCAGCCATCTGATGACCGAAGTAGCAGTGCCGAGCCACCGCCTCCTATCCGACAGGAGCAGTCTCCCAAGCCCAACAGCAAGTCGCCGGCGATCCTGTACACCTACAGTGGGCTGCGGAATAAGCGGGCTGCAGTCTACGTGGGCAGCTTCTCCTGG TGGACAACAGACCAACAGCTGATCCAAATCATCCGTTCTGTGGGAGTCTATGATGTTGTGGAGCTAAAATTTGCAGAGAATCGCGCTAATGGCCAGTCCAAAGG GTATGCTGAGGTGGTGGTAGCCTCTGAGAATTCTGTCCACAAACTGTTGGAGCTTCTGCCAGGCAAGATTCTCAATGGGGAGAAGGTGGATGTGAGGCTGGCCACCAGGCAGAACTTGTCACAGTTTGAGGCGCAGGCTCGGAAACGTGAGTGCGTCCGAGTCCCAAGAGGGG GAGTACCACCACGTGCCCACTCCCGAGATTCTAGTGATTCTGCTGATGGACGGGCCACTCCCACTGAGAACCTTGTGCCCCCGCCCCCCCGTGTGGACAAGCCCCCCAGTGTGCTGCCCTACTTCAGCCGCCCTCCCTCAGCTCTTCCCCTGATGGGTCTGCCCCCACCCCCTATCCCACCTCCACCTCCTCTCTCCTCGGGCTTTGGGGTCCCTCCTCCGCCTCCTGGTATCCATTACCAGCATCTCATGCCCCCACCTCCCCGACTGCCTCCCCACCTGGCTGTGCCTCCTCCTGGGGCCATTCCACCTGCCCTGCACCTCAACCCCGCCTTCTTCCCCCCACCAAATGCTGCAGTGGGGCCTCCGCCAGATGCTTACATCAAGGCCTCTGCACCCTATAACCACCATGGCAG ATCTAAGTGCCACGGGCGGTCAGGGATGGTGTTGTCTCCGTGCAGCCGAGAGCTGGGCCCCCCGCCCCCGACGGTGTGTGAAGCCGAGTTCGAGGAGATCATGAATAGGAACAGAGCGATCTCCAGCAGTGCCATTTCCAAAGCTGTCTCTGGGGCCAGTGCAG GGGATTATAGTGACGCTATTGAGACGCTCCTCACAGCCATTGCTGTCATCAAACAATCCCGGGTCGCCAACGACGAACGTTGCCGTGTGCTCATCTCCTCCCTTAAGGACTGTCTTCATGGCATCGAAGCCAAGTCCTACAGCGTGGGTGCCGGCGGGAGCTCTTCCAG GAAAAGACACCGGTCCCGTGAGCGATCACCTAGCCGGTCCCGTGAGAGCAGCCGGAGGCACCGGGACCTGCTCCATAATGAGGATAGGCACGAGGATTATTTTCAAGAAAGGAATCGGGAGCATGAGAGACACCGGGACAGAGAACGGGACCGGCACCACTGA
- the CPSF7 gene encoding cleavage and polyadenylation specificity factor subunit 7 isoform X3, translating to MSEGVDLIDIYADEEFNQDPEFSNADQIDLYDDVLAASSQPSDDRSSSAEPPPPIRQEQSPKPNSKSPAILYTYSGLRNKRAAVYVGSFSWWTTDQQLIQIIRSVGVYDVVELKFAENRANGQSKGYAEVVVASENSVHKLLELLPGKILNGEKVDVRLATRQNLSQFEAQARKRECVRVPRGGVPPRAHSRDSSDSADGRATPTENLVPPPPRVDKPPSVLPYFSRPPSALPLMGLPPPPIPPPPPLSSGFGVPPPPPGIHYQHLMPPPPRLPPHLAVPPPGAIPPALHLNPAFFPPPNAAVGPPPDAYIKASAPYNHHGSRELGPPPPTVCEAEFEEIMNRNRAISSSAISKAVSGASAGDYSDAIETLLTAIAVIKQSRVANDERCRVLISSLKDCLHGIEAKSYSVGAGGSSSRKRHRSRERSPSRSRESSRRHRDLLHNEDRHEDYFQERNREHERHRDRERDRHH from the exons GACCCAGAGTTCAGTAATGCTGATCAGATTGACCTGTATGATGACGTACTGGCTGCTAGCTCGCAGCCATCTGATGACCGAAGTAGCAGTGCCGAGCCACCGCCTCCTATCCGACAGGAGCAGTCTCCCAAGCCCAACAGCAAGTCGCCGGCGATCCTGTACACCTACAGTGGGCTGCGGAATAAGCGGGCTGCAGTCTACGTGGGCAGCTTCTCCTGG TGGACAACAGACCAACAGCTGATCCAAATCATCCGTTCTGTGGGAGTCTATGATGTTGTGGAGCTAAAATTTGCAGAGAATCGCGCTAATGGCCAGTCCAAAGG GTATGCTGAGGTGGTGGTAGCCTCTGAGAATTCTGTCCACAAACTGTTGGAGCTTCTGCCAGGCAAGATTCTCAATGGGGAGAAGGTGGATGTGAGGCTGGCCACCAGGCAGAACTTGTCACAGTTTGAGGCGCAGGCTCGGAAACGTGAGTGCGTCCGAGTCCCAAGAGGGG GAGTACCACCACGTGCCCACTCCCGAGATTCTAGTGATTCTGCTGATGGACGGGCCACTCCCACTGAGAACCTTGTGCCCCCGCCCCCCCGTGTGGACAAGCCCCCCAGTGTGCTGCCCTACTTCAGCCGCCCTCCCTCAGCTCTTCCCCTGATGGGTCTGCCCCCACCCCCTATCCCACCTCCACCTCCTCTCTCCTCGGGCTTTGGGGTCCCTCCTCCGCCTCCTGGTATCCATTACCAGCATCTCATGCCCCCACCTCCCCGACTGCCTCCCCACCTGGCTGTGCCTCCTCCTGGGGCCATTCCACCTGCCCTGCACCTCAACCCCGCCTTCTTCCCCCCACCAAATGCTGCAGTGGGGCCTCCGCCAGATGCTTACATCAAGGCCTCTGCACCCTATAACCACCATGGCAG CCGAGAGCTGGGCCCCCCGCCCCCGACGGTGTGTGAAGCCGAGTTCGAGGAGATCATGAATAGGAACAGAGCGATCTCCAGCAGTGCCATTTCCAAAGCTGTCTCTGGGGCCAGTGCAG GGGATTATAGTGACGCTATTGAGACGCTCCTCACAGCCATTGCTGTCATCAAACAATCCCGGGTCGCCAACGACGAACGTTGCCGTGTGCTCATCTCCTCCCTTAAGGACTGTCTTCATGGCATCGAAGCCAAGTCCTACAGCGTGGGTGCCGGCGGGAGCTCTTCCAG GAAAAGACACCGGTCCCGTGAGCGATCACCTAGCCGGTCCCGTGAGAGCAGCCGGAGGCACCGGGACCTGCTCCATAATGAGGATAGGCACGAGGATTATTTTCAAGAAAGGAATCGGGAGCATGAGAGACACCGGGACAGAGAACGGGACCGGCACCACTGA
- the CPSF7 gene encoding cleavage and polyadenylation specificity factor subunit 7 isoform X2, translating to MSEGVDLIDIYADEEFNQDPEFSNADQIDLYDDVLAASSQPSDDRSSSAEPPPPIRQEQSPKPNSKSPAILYTYSGLRNKRAAVYVGSFSWWTTDQQLIQIIRSVGVYDVVELKFAENRANGQSKGYAEVVVASENSVHKLLELLPGKILNGEKVDVRLATRQNLSQFEAQARKRVPPRAHSRDSSDSADGRATPTENLVPPPPRVDKPPSVLPYFSRPPSALPLMGLPPPPIPPPPPLSSGFGVPPPPPGIHYQHLMPPPPRLPPHLAVPPPGAIPPALHLNPAFFPPPNAAVGPPPDAYIKASAPYNHHGRSKCHGRSGMVLSPCSRELGPPPPTVCEAEFEEIMNRNRAISSSAISKAVSGASAGDYSDAIETLLTAIAVIKQSRVANDERCRVLISSLKDCLHGIEAKSYSVGAGGSSSRKRHRSRERSPSRSRESSRRHRDLLHNEDRHEDYFQERNREHERHRDRERDRHH from the exons GACCCAGAGTTCAGTAATGCTGATCAGATTGACCTGTATGATGACGTACTGGCTGCTAGCTCGCAGCCATCTGATGACCGAAGTAGCAGTGCCGAGCCACCGCCTCCTATCCGACAGGAGCAGTCTCCCAAGCCCAACAGCAAGTCGCCGGCGATCCTGTACACCTACAGTGGGCTGCGGAATAAGCGGGCTGCAGTCTACGTGGGCAGCTTCTCCTGG TGGACAACAGACCAACAGCTGATCCAAATCATCCGTTCTGTGGGAGTCTATGATGTTGTGGAGCTAAAATTTGCAGAGAATCGCGCTAATGGCCAGTCCAAAGG GTATGCTGAGGTGGTGGTAGCCTCTGAGAATTCTGTCCACAAACTGTTGGAGCTTCTGCCAGGCAAGATTCTCAATGGGGAGAAGGTGGATGTGAGGCTGGCCACCAGGCAGAACTTGTCACAGTTTGAGGCGCAGGCTCGGAAAC GAGTACCACCACGTGCCCACTCCCGAGATTCTAGTGATTCTGCTGATGGACGGGCCACTCCCACTGAGAACCTTGTGCCCCCGCCCCCCCGTGTGGACAAGCCCCCCAGTGTGCTGCCCTACTTCAGCCGCCCTCCCTCAGCTCTTCCCCTGATGGGTCTGCCCCCACCCCCTATCCCACCTCCACCTCCTCTCTCCTCGGGCTTTGGGGTCCCTCCTCCGCCTCCTGGTATCCATTACCAGCATCTCATGCCCCCACCTCCCCGACTGCCTCCCCACCTGGCTGTGCCTCCTCCTGGGGCCATTCCACCTGCCCTGCACCTCAACCCCGCCTTCTTCCCCCCACCAAATGCTGCAGTGGGGCCTCCGCCAGATGCTTACATCAAGGCCTCTGCACCCTATAACCACCATGGCAG ATCTAAGTGCCACGGGCGGTCAGGGATGGTGTTGTCTCCGTGCAGCCGAGAGCTGGGCCCCCCGCCCCCGACGGTGTGTGAAGCCGAGTTCGAGGAGATCATGAATAGGAACAGAGCGATCTCCAGCAGTGCCATTTCCAAAGCTGTCTCTGGGGCCAGTGCAG GGGATTATAGTGACGCTATTGAGACGCTCCTCACAGCCATTGCTGTCATCAAACAATCCCGGGTCGCCAACGACGAACGTTGCCGTGTGCTCATCTCCTCCCTTAAGGACTGTCTTCATGGCATCGAAGCCAAGTCCTACAGCGTGGGTGCCGGCGGGAGCTCTTCCAG GAAAAGACACCGGTCCCGTGAGCGATCACCTAGCCGGTCCCGTGAGAGCAGCCGGAGGCACCGGGACCTGCTCCATAATGAGGATAGGCACGAGGATTATTTTCAAGAAAGGAATCGGGAGCATGAGAGACACCGGGACAGAGAACGGGACCGGCACCACTGA